The following coding sequences lie in one Arachis stenosperma cultivar V10309 chromosome 5, arast.V10309.gnm1.PFL2, whole genome shotgun sequence genomic window:
- the LOC130980471 gene encoding serine/threonine-protein phosphatase 7 long form homolog, which yields MTTLIDKCRAVSRRTNSSFAHLVDKCVANFGILSDENDHVSSAIKLSWIRQIRDAEALDTPESMQRYVRCHIFCLIGTTLFPNKSTSLVSYKYLPLLRNFVEISSYSWGSACLAYLYKSLCRASNYDTKDMDGPLVLLHVWTWERMPWLAPIPAGGVFSLARR from the exons ATGACGACATTAATAGACAAATG TCGTGCTGTAAGCAGAAGAACAAATAGTAGTTTTGCCCACCTAGTCGACAAATGCGTGGCCAATTTCGGGATACTGTCGGACGAAAACGATCATGTATCTAGTGCGATCAAGCTATCATGGATCAGACAAATTCGTGATGCGGAGGCGTTAGACACTCCAGAGTCTATGCAACGCTATGTTCGTTGTCACATATTCTGCTTGATTGGGACCACTTTATTTCCTAACAAGTCGACGTCGTTGGTGAGCTACAAGTACTTGCCCTTGTTGAGGAATTTTGTGGAAATCAGTTCTTACAGTTGGGGATCAGCGTGTTTGGCATATTTGTATAAGTCGTTGTGCCGGGCCTCGAATTATGATACGAAGGACATGGATGGTCCACTAGTGCTGTTGCATGTCTGGACATGGGAGCGAATGCCTTGGCTAGCTCCAATTCCCGCAGGTGGAGTATTTTCGTTGGCACgaagataa